The Pararge aegeria chromosome 8, ilParAegt1.1, whole genome shotgun sequence genome window below encodes:
- the LOC120625532 gene encoding elongation of very long chain fatty acids protein 7-like: MSYLEKMDRYLDSLKIGKSALVDSWFMMSSPTPIISVVVLYLLFIRIGPRMMKNRSPLRITKLISYYNASQVVLAAMICIKVFKLNLFRDGILYAGCRYPSNTQNPMLLDLGWWYFFAKFTELLDTVFFVLRKKDKQLTFLHVYHHVIMALYSWSYLKFAAGGEGAILALLNSIVHVVMYTYYLLSGLGPRFQKYLWWKKYVTKMQLMQFALMLSYCAWTHYTPRCQYAAGFTYFISINVTIFLLLFLNFYSKNYKIRKEAMKENGKLQNGFSNSATNNHKINGVTEICDNKENGVCRETNGKTIIEDTPFVACGDYIKDGKVLLSRRTAKAAYGPEYDFDSITNK, encoded by the exons ATGAGTTATTTGGAAAAAATGGACCGCTACTTGGATTCATTGAAAATTGGCAaga GTGCATTAGTAGACTCGTGGTTCATGATGTCAAGTCCCACGCCAATCATCTCCGTGGTGGTGCTGTACCTGCTGTTCATCAGGATCGGCCCTCGCATGATGAAGAATCGATCTCCATTACGCATCACCAAGCTGATCAGTTACTACAACGCATCTCAAGTTGTGCTGGCAGCTATGATTTGTATCAAG GTATTTAAGTTGAATCTATTCAGAGATGGCATACTGTATGCAGGGTGTCGATATCCGTCCAATACACAAAACCCAATG TTACTAGACTTAGGCTGGTGGTATTTCTTTGCCAAATTTACAGAACTGCTCGACACTGTCTTCTTTGTGCTCCGGAAGAAAGACAAACAG CTCACGTTCCTCCACGTGTACCACCACGTAATCATGGCGCTCTACTCATGGAGCTACCTGAAGTTCGCAGCGGGCGGGGAGGGAGCTATACTCGCACTGCTGAACTCCATCGTCCACGTAGTTATGTACACGTACTATTTGCTGTCTGGCTTGGGGCCAAGATTCCAGAAGTATTTGTGGTGGAAGAAATATGTTACAAAGATGCAATTG ATGCAGTTCGCACTGATGCTGTCATATTGCGCATGGACTCATTACACTCCAAGATGTCAATACGCAGCTGGCTTCACTTACTTCATTTCCATTAATGTGACAATATTCCTTCTGCTGTTTTTGAACTTCTACTCGAAAAACTACAAGATTAGGAAGGAAGCGATGAAAGAGAATGGCAAATTACAGAACGGTTTCTCGAACTCCGCCACTAACAATCATAAAATAAACGGAGTCACAGAGATATGTGATAACAAAGAGAACGGAGTATGTCGAGAGACCAATGGGAAAACAATTATAGAAGATACACCGTTTGTAGCGTGTGGTGATTATATTAAAGATGGTAAAGTCTTATTAAGTAGGCGCACAGCTAAAGCTGCTTATGGTCCAGAATACGATTTTGATAGCATAACAAATAAATGA